One Desertifilum tharense IPPAS B-1220 genomic window, TCCCCAACCCCCAACTCCTAACTCCCAATTCCCTTCTTCCCCAACTCCCAACTCCCAACTCCCAACTCCCTTCTTCCCTCTTTATGCTCCCCTTACGCCGCCTATCCCAAAATCTTCAACAGCGTACCTTGATCTGTACGTTTGTCGCCTTAACCTCTGGTTTGTTTTGGTCGTTTGTTGGCGGACAAATTAGCGTGAATGCGCGGACTCAGAAATGTACGCCGCTGTTTTGGCCCCTCAGAACGGCTTGTAAAGCGGTTGTCACCCCCGTTGCCTTTTGGCAGGGGAGTACCACGGGTTTATGGACGGGAGCAATTCTAGGCGCGTTTATTGCAGGGTTAGCCACCGCCAAATCTGAAGAAGAAGCTTCTGACTTAAAACTCACTCCCGAACAGCGCCAAGAGGCGGAACGGTTACTCCTAGAACTGCTGGCAAATCTGGATCGGCTGGAAAATCGGGAAGATACGCTTGTGCAAGCTTTGCAGAGACAACACCAACAGCTACCCGGAGAAAAAACCCTCACTGAGGCGGATATTCACAAGTTACTGCTGGCTTTGCAAACTCAGCCAACCGCTACAATTTTGCGACTTCCATCAGCTAACCCTACTCCAGCACCGCCAGAGCAGGGTTAGAAAACTTCTAGAAGCGAGCTAGGATCGGGTGCGCTTTAGAAGAATGGGTTGCTACCGATTTGTAAGTCTGCATCTGTAATGCTGACAAAATCAATAGCATTAAAGGTACTCGCGGCAACATCAAGCACAATACCGAGCGCTTGACCTGTAGTTTTGAGGCGAATAACCGTATCGTTAGCAGCACCTCCGGTAAAATTGAATAGATCGTCAAAGACGAGATCGGCAAACGTTAAGCCTTGGGTTAGACCAATATAGTCTTCTGCGTCGTTGTAGATTAGGCGATCGACCTGATTAATATCGAAGTTCGCTAGATCGGCTCTCAAAACGAGAGTATCGCTTCCTGCTTCTCCATGTAGAGTATCGACGCCTAAGTCTCCGATCAACAAGTCGTTCCCATCGCCACCAAATAGGGAATCGTTATCTCGACCTCCGCGTAGGGTGTCTTTTCCGGCTCCACCATAAAGCACGTCGTTACCGACATCGCCTCGGAGCAGATCGTCGCCGTCTTCTCCGCGTAAGATGTCATTATCTTTGCCACCTAAAAGGCGATCGCCACCACCACCCCCAGCAATAAAATCATCGCCTCGATTACCGAGAATCACTTCAGCATCGTTGGAGCCTTGAACGTTATCATTGCCTCCTAATAACCATAACCCTTGAGTTCGTCCTAAAAGTTGCCCAGAGCTAAGGGTAAAGTTGTCAGCCAGCTCTGTTCCCAATAAACGCAGAATGTTAGAGGGATCGGGAATTGGAATAGAGGACATATTCTTATCAACCTTTGTTAATGAGGAAGAGTGAAAATCGATCGCTCTGCTGAGGTGCGACCGTTCAAGTTTTAATTAGGTAGATGTCACGGTTCGCACTCGGTCAGATGAAAATCAGACTACGTAATAGTACGTAGCTTTTGCGAAGGCTCAAGCGGTAGAGATGCCCTGATTTTCTTGCTAACAGTGCGATCGATCTAAATGTACTTCCATCATAATCGAATTGTAGGGAAATGATGAAAATTTAAGTATTTACCGAATTGTAATATTTAGCAAATTATGATAAAGAAAAATTTATTCTCAAAAAAATCCCCGACGCCAGCCACACCAGCGCGGGGAAAATGCCGATTAAGAGGAGAGAATGGAGTTAGAAGAATGGGTTGCTACCCACTTGCAGGTCTGCGTCTGTAATGGTGACAAAATCAACGGGTGAGAAGACAAACGCGCCGACATCTAGAACCACACCCAAGGCTTGACCTGTACTTCTGAGGCGAATTACGGTATCGTTAGCTGCGCCGCCAGTAATATTGAGCGAGTCATCAAAGATTAAGTCAAAGAAGGTTAAGCCGTTGGTTAAGCCAATAAAGTCTTCAGCATCATTGTAGATAACGCGATCGACCTGGTTAACATCGAAGTTAGCTTGATCGGCCCTTAAGACTAGGGTATCAAAACCTGCTCCACCCTCAAGGGTATCGACACCTAAGTCACCGACTAGAAAATCATCGCCATCGCCGCCGAGAAGATAGTCATTCCCTTTACCGCCTCGCAGCGTATCATTTCCAGCGCCACCAAATAGGACATCATCGCCTAAGTCACCGCGCAGGAGGTCGTTTCCGTCTTCTCCGTATAACCAGTCATTCTCTTTACCTCCTAGCAGGCGATCGTTGCCGCCCCCGCCAAAGATGGTATCGTTACCCATGTTACCCAGAATGACTTCGCTATCGTTGGAGCCTTGAGCAATATCATTTCCACCCAGCAACCATAAACCTTGAGAACGGCCGAAGAGTTGTCCGGGTGTTAGGGTAATATTGTCTGCGAGTTCAGTCGCGAGAAGGCGTGGAACGCCTGATGGGTCAGGAATTGGAACGAATGCCATAAAATCTTAAGCCTTTTGGGGTGAAAGTGGGGATAAGATTCACTCTCGAAGCTAGTTTTCAGTTATCCCAAACGAGAGCAATATTTGGAGTTCTTTCTTGCAGACTGAAACGCTAGGCTCAAGGTTCCCCAGAGGTTGGGAGGTCTGTGGTTAATTGCGATCGCGCTTCCAAATCTGCCTTTCGATCCTAGAGGTTTCAGTATCTTTTGGAGCTTGGTTGTTAACTTTCTCTACAATTGGTGTACGGTTAAGCTGAGAACTCTACCCGATTTTGGGTTGGGGATGAACAAATTCGCTTTACCCTTAAATAATGCTTAAGCTCAAGCCACAGACGTTAGAAATTTGTTAGAAATATCAAGGCCGATCGGTACAACAATCTATTATGGGTACCTATGACCAGTTTTTTGACTCAGAAGAAACGCTTTCTATAGCGCTGAGTCCTGAAGAAGCAGTGGGTGCGATCGCGCTCATTACTGCTAGTGCTTTGATAGCGGATGATTCTGAATTTGATACTGACTTTTTAGCCAACTTGCTCTGGGAGTGCGAAATTTTAGGCGACTATCCAGAGGAAGATATTGCCGATTTTCTCACCAAACTATCGGAATTGGCAGATGCGGAAGGATTTGGAGCCATTTTTAATGCTGCTTATGAGGCGCTTTCAGACGAAGATGTTTTAGATGCTTTTGAAGCCGCTATTTTAGTGATTGTCTTAGAGCGCGAAGACATTAGCACCGAAGCGAAAACGTTTTTGAATGAGTTGCAAATCGCCTTAGAAATCGCAGATAACGAGGCTCAAGAAATTATTGAAGATGTCTTAGACAGCCTTGAAGAAACAACCCTAGATGAGGAAGCGATCGCAGAAATTTATAAATCTCCCGCCGGTAACTTTAAAGTTTCTGTTCCCATTGATGCACAAGATGGGGGAAAAATTAACGCGCAACCGGGAATGGTTGGATTTAGCGATGACTTTGGCACCCTACTGAGAATTGACTACTCCCAAGCCAAAGATGCAGAACTCGAAGCGCAGAAAGTCTTGGAATTGGGACGGGAAAAATATTTAAAGTCTTTGATAGATTCTTACATTTCTCAAGCAATTCTCACCAGCCTTCCTCATTCTCAGGTGTTATACGAAGAATATTTAGATGAAATGTTAGATGGCTGTTATTTTGCGATGGTCGATTTGCCTGAAGGTTCCACCCTATCTGTCTCGCGGAATAACGAACCCCCCGTTCGCTTAAATGCCTATCGCGGAATTATTGCGCTGACTCAAGATGATTACGCCTACTTTATCACCTCTCAGCGCAGTTTCTTTGATGGCGAAGAACCGGGAGAACTAGAAGAGGAAGCCGAGGATTTAAAAGACGAGTTAAGCGACTTCATCGAAACTATCGAGTTTATTCCAGCCTAGACGCTTGAATTCGCAAGCATAGCCAGAGGGAACCCAACGTTAATATCGCTAGCATTGTAAGTTTGTTAGACCGCAACAAGCTTAACCCAGCCTACTAGCTGAATCTATAAAAAAACACCCCGCTTAGTCAGGGTGTCTTTTCAACGCATCAGTAGAGTTAGTTAATTCTAGCTTGACCGATCGATGTTAATGAGCGAACAGCTTAAAGCCTTGATTGTTAGTCGGTTGGTCACATTTAATAGGAATTAGAGAATCTCTAAAGCAGCCGTACTCAAAGTGCCTACGCTTCCTCCAAAGAGTTCTAAGGTAACATCTGGTGCAGCAGTTGGAGTAGCACCATTTAGGAGAACTGGGACGTTGAAGGTTAACCGATCTTGTCCTGCGCCAAAGGATAAAGTCCCGACTACATCATAGTAGTCGGCTGGAGCTGTTACAGGCAAAGCAGTACCTGGGAAAATACCACCGCTCGTAGCCTCACCCACTACAGTTTGGTAACTGATCGTAGCAGGGTTTGTAGCATCGGTGCGAGTCACGGTAATCACAGCAAACTGATTACCTGCGCCATCTGTCGTAATGCTTGCCGGATCGGCAGTAAAGGTAGCTTGATCGAAACTAAAAGCGCCTGCTACAGGGAGAGTTCCTTCGGTAATGATGACGTGAGCAAAATCTGGAATATTTGCGCCATCATTGAGTCGGATTGTAAAGAACTCATCAGGTTCAGGAATTGCATCAGCCAGAATATCAACGGTAAAGGTAGCAGTATCGGTTCCCGCAGCAAAAGTCAGCGTACCTGAAGCAGCAGTATAGTCACTTCCTGCAATCGCCGTACCGTTGACTGTTGAATAATCTATCGTTGCTTCTCCTGTTAAATCTCCGATACGGCGAACCGTGAAGGTTGCAGTTGTAGCGGCTTCATTGAACAGGTAAGTGTTGGCTGGATCTAACACGAAGGTGTTCGGGGTTGGTGTTGGGGTGACAGCCGAATCTTGGATGGTTAGCGTTCCTGTATCCAGGGTGGTTCCGCCTGCACCAGTGAGGGTTAAATTGACGGTTTCGTCCGTTTCCACCAAGTCGTCTGTCAGGACGGGAATATTGACGGTTGCGCTGGTTTGTCCGGCGGCGAAGGTTAGGGTTTGGGTGACGGGGGTGTAGTCGGCGTCGGCGGTGGCGGTTCCGTCGCTGGTGGTAAAGGTGACAATTTCTTCAATTGCGGTGTTACCCGTGCGCGTAATGGTGACAACCGCATTCCCCACATCTTCAGCTACGGTTGCGTCTGTGATGCTGAAGGTGGAAGGTTCTGGTTCCGGATCGACAGGGACTTCTCCTGGTGCAAGGAGGCGAACGGTACTTTGACCAAAGACTAAAGCGGCTGCATCGACTCCTTGGAGGATGGCGAGGAATTGTCCGGTGCCATTATCTCGGAGGATGGTGCTTCCGGCGTATTGTCCTTCCCCGGCAACAGCAACTAGGTCGTTGGCTGTCATTCCGCCGATTAACTGGATGCGATCGCCAACGCTAAAGTCGGTAATAATATCGGCATCGGGTAAGGTGGTGCCTCCAGTGGAGGTAATCGCTTCTTCAGGACGAGAGACGCGACCAATATAGAAGGTATCGTTACCGTTACCTCCGGTCAATACGTCGGCCCCTAGGTCGCCGAAAATGTGATCGTCGCCGTCGCCGCCAAAGATGGTGTCATTGCCTTTACCCCCGTAGAGGGTATCGTTTTCTTGACCCCCATCAATTACGTCGTTCCCCGTTCCACCATAGACGAGATCGTTACCGCGATCGCCAAATAGCACGTCGTTGCCATCGCCACCGGCGATCGTATCGCTATCTTCACCCCCGTAAATGGTATCGTTGCCTTGATCGCCAAATAGCAGATCGTTGCCTAAATCTCCAAAGATGATATCGTCATCTTTGCCGCCATAGATGGTGTCGTTGCCTTCACCGCCTCGCAGCGAATCATTCCCTTGGTTGCCAACAATAAAATCGTTGCCTGTCAAGCCTAAAATAATGTCATTTCCTTCCAATCCCAGAATCGTATCATCGCCTGCTAATTCGGCGGGGGTTCCTAGGTTTCCGGGAATTACATCAGGGCCAAAGGTGCCGGTAATCGTAGCCATTGCTTACTCCACAGGTTAAAGGTTGCTGTTGGTAGAGGCACCTGTAGAGAATTTGCTTTCAGTTTTAACTTCTAGCTTTCATTCTGTTTTCAATCCTCTGCAAGCTTTGAGTTTGAGATGAGTAAAAATTCGCTTGAGAGGAAAGTTGCTGATTGAAGTAAATTAAGACACGAACAAAATTTGCGATCGCACCAGAGGCGCACTGCTCAGAATAAATTACCCTCGATTGACGATCTCTATTTTATTCTAGTTCTTTTTGCGAGAGAAAATAATAGATTCCGGACTATTCTATGCTTTCTTTAACAAGATTGAGTGGCGGTTTACAGAAACAACATATTCCTGTTTTTTTCGAGTTTACTCAATCTTAAAACTCAGAGAAAATACTTAGATTGCTTGATTGGCACCGGACGCTTGCATTACTTTTCGATCTAAGTTGAAACTTTGTTCTTGAACTTGCATCGCTTTATTAAAAGCGCTGACTGCTTCTTGATAGCGCTTAAGTTCTGCTAAAATGGCTCCTCTAGCTCGCCAAATGTCTGGAGAATTAGATTCTAAAGATAAAGCCCGATCGTAAGCCTGGAGCGCTTCTTCATATTGCTTTAAGACGGCAAGTAAATAGCCGCGCTTGCACCAAACTTCGGCTTGATTGTTATTCAAACTGAGAAGGCGATCGCAAACAGCAACCGCGTCTTCATACTGTTCCTTTTTTTCGAGTAAATTCATCCGGTGACGCAACGCTTCTTCCTCTTTGGGATTGACTTGCAAAGCGCGATCGAAGGACTCCAACGCTTCAGAATCGCGTTTTAACCGCTCGCAGGCAATTCCCCGCTGTACCCAGAACTCTGCTTTTTGAGGGGTGATTTCTATGGCTCGATCGTAGGAAGCGATCGCCTCTTCAAGCTGCTGCAAGCTAACTAAAACCTGGGCGCGATTATACCAGATTTGAGGCTGCTTTGGACTTAAACTTAACGCTTTGTCATAGGCAGCTAGCGCTTCTTCATAGCGTTCTAACCGCCTTAAAATGCTGCCGCGATTATACCAAATCTCTAAGCGTTCGGGTTGAATCTCCAGCGCTTTATCATAGTTTTCCAGAGCTTCCTGATAGCGCTGCAATTTCCCTAGGGTATTGCCTCGGTTATACCAGCATTCAAAGCGATTGGGGTTCAGTTTATTCGCGCGATCGTAGGCATTTATCGCATCCTCATACTGTTCTTTTTCACTCAAGGAATGCCCTAAACCAAACCAAGCCTCGTAAACCTCTGGGTGCTGTTGCGTGGCTTTTTGATAAATGGCGATCGCCTCTGCGTGACGACCTTCCTTCATCAAGCGTTCGGCTTGTTTGATAAAATCATTAGAATCCGCCTTCGTAAAAGGCGAATCTGTCTTTTCCAGTTTCACCTGGCGCGTTCCATTCCCAGTGGGTGAATCTAAAGTCAATGAAGGTTTGATTTTGTAGAGTTCTTGAAAAATCTTATCCTTCTCTGACTGCGCTTCCGAGACCATAAACTGCAAATGCATCATAAACTGAGACTTGAGCGCCTCAATTTGTTGAATCGAAGCCTTAGAGAGTTCCGAACGATTGACAATATCTTGTAGCTCATCCTTAATCTTCTGCTTGTGCTTGCCAATTTCTTGATTCAGTTGTTCGAGATACCCGTCTGCTTTCTCGTTATAGTTATCTAAATAATTTTCTAGTTCTCCCACCTTATGAAGCTGCTTTTTGACATCTTCAACCAACTCCTGTACCACTAGCTTGCGAACGACTAGAAAGAGGAGAATTGTAGCAAATGGGAAGAAAGTGAGAATCACCAACAGCGCGTTTAGCAAAGTAATCGAATAATCCAGGCTTTGCGAGCGTTGAACATTCGCATCCGTAGCAGTTGTAGCGTCATTTGCCACGGCGAGAATCAGTTGTCGCAACTCCCGAACATCGCTTTGGGTTAAATTCAGTTGGGGTTGTGCTTGTGCTAAGAGCATTTCCGGTTGACTATCAGCAATTACCGTATAGGGAACCTCTGATGATTGAGGCGTTGCGATCGCAGATGGCACAACATTAGCGGGTAGCGTTCCAGCAACCGCCGCTTGTTCTCCATCCGGTGCTAGTAAGGTGGCAAGTGCCAAAATTGCAAGGGTTGAACTCTGCATTCTTAAAACTCCAGGCTCATTAAACCATTGAGTGAGAGATTGAGTG contains:
- a CDS encoding Calx-beta domain-containing protein, which encodes MATITGTFGPDVIPGNLGTPAELAGDDTILGLEGNDIILGLTGNDFIVGNQGNDSLRGGEGNDTIYGGKDDDIIFGDLGNDLLFGDQGNDTIYGGEDSDTIAGGDGNDVLFGDRGNDLVYGGTGNDVIDGGQENDTLYGGKGNDTIFGGDGDDHIFGDLGADVLTGGNGNDTFYIGRVSRPEEAITSTGGTTLPDADIITDFSVGDRIQLIGGMTANDLVAVAGEGQYAGSTILRDNGTGQFLAILQGVDAAALVFGQSTVRLLAPGEVPVDPEPEPSTFSITDATVAEDVGNAVVTITRTGNTAIEEIVTFTTSDGTATADADYTPVTQTLTFAAGQTSATVNIPVLTDDLVETDETVNLTLTGAGGTTLDTGTLTIQDSAVTPTPTPNTFVLDPANTYLFNEAATTATFTVRRIGDLTGEATIDYSTVNGTAIAGSDYTAASGTLTFAAGTDTATFTVDILADAIPEPDEFFTIRLNDGANIPDFAHVIITEGTLPVAGAFSFDQATFTADPASITTDGAGNQFAVITVTRTDATNPATISYQTVVGEATSGGIFPGTALPVTAPADYYDVVGTLSFGAGQDRLTFNVPVLLNGATPTAAPDVTLELFGGSVGTLSTAALEIL
- a CDS encoding calcium-binding protein: MAFVPIPDPSGVPRLLATELADNITLTPGQLFGRSQGLWLLGGNDIAQGSNDSEVILGNMGNDTIFGGGGNDRLLGGKENDWLYGEDGNDLLRGDLGDDVLFGGAGNDTLRGGKGNDYLLGGDGDDFLVGDLGVDTLEGGAGFDTLVLRADQANFDVNQVDRVIYNDAEDFIGLTNGLTFFDLIFDDSLNITGGAANDTVIRLRSTGQALGVVLDVGAFVFSPVDFVTITDADLQVGSNPFF
- a CDS encoding calcium-binding protein encodes the protein MSSIPIPDPSNILRLLGTELADNFTLSSGQLLGRTQGLWLLGGNDNVQGSNDAEVILGNRGDDFIAGGGGGDRLLGGKDNDILRGEDGDDLLRGDVGNDVLYGGAGKDTLRGGRDNDSLFGGDGNDLLIGDLGVDTLHGEAGSDTLVLRADLANFDINQVDRLIYNDAEDYIGLTQGLTFADLVFDDLFNFTGGAANDTVIRLKTTGQALGIVLDVAASTFNAIDFVSITDADLQIGSNPFF
- a CDS encoding tetratricopeptide repeat protein — protein: MQSSTLAILALATLLAPDGEQAAVAGTLPANVVPSAIATPQSSEVPYTVIADSQPEMLLAQAQPQLNLTQSDVRELRQLILAVANDATTATDANVQRSQSLDYSITLLNALLVILTFFPFATILLFLVVRKLVVQELVEDVKKQLHKVGELENYLDNYNEKADGYLEQLNQEIGKHKQKIKDELQDIVNRSELSKASIQQIEALKSQFMMHLQFMVSEAQSEKDKIFQELYKIKPSLTLDSPTGNGTRQVKLEKTDSPFTKADSNDFIKQAERLMKEGRHAEAIAIYQKATQQHPEVYEAWFGLGHSLSEKEQYEDAINAYDRANKLNPNRFECWYNRGNTLGKLQRYQEALENYDKALEIQPERLEIWYNRGSILRRLERYEEALAAYDKALSLSPKQPQIWYNRAQVLVSLQQLEEAIASYDRAIEITPQKAEFWVQRGIACERLKRDSEALESFDRALQVNPKEEEALRHRMNLLEKKEQYEDAVAVCDRLLSLNNNQAEVWCKRGYLLAVLKQYEEALQAYDRALSLESNSPDIWRARGAILAELKRYQEAVSAFNKAMQVQEQSFNLDRKVMQASGANQAI